A section of the Streptomyces sp. SCL15-4 genome encodes:
- a CDS encoding cytochrome P450, translated as MTEQHRPDQPTSDQPAPALFTWEFAADPYPAYAWLREHAPVHRTRLPSGVEAWLVTRYADARQALADQRLSKNPAHHDEPAHARGKTGIPGERKAELMTHLLNIDPPDHTRLRRLVSKAFTPRRVAEFAPRVQELTDQLIDRFARTGSADLIHEFAFPLPIYAICDLLGVPREDQDDFRDWAGMMIRHGGGPRGGVARSVKKMRGYLAELIHRKRAALSATPAPGEDLISGLIRASDHGEHLTENEAAAMAFILLFAGFETTVNLIGNGTYALLTHPGQRARLQGSLARGERDLLETGVEELLRYDGPVELATWRFATESLAIGGQDIAPGDPVLVVLAAADRDPERFADPDVLDLGRRDNQHLGYGHGIHYCLGAPLARLEGQTALATLFSRLPDLRLAADPADLRWRGGLIMRGLRTLPVEFTPTA; from the coding sequence GTGACCGAGCAGCACCGCCCCGACCAGCCGACCTCCGACCAGCCGGCTCCCGCCCTCTTCACGTGGGAGTTCGCCGCCGACCCCTATCCCGCCTACGCCTGGCTGCGCGAGCACGCCCCGGTGCACCGCACGCGGCTGCCGAGCGGGGTCGAGGCGTGGCTGGTCACCCGGTACGCCGACGCCCGGCAGGCGCTGGCCGACCAGCGGCTGAGCAAGAACCCGGCGCACCACGACGAGCCCGCGCACGCCAGGGGCAAGACCGGTATCCCCGGCGAGCGCAAGGCCGAGCTGATGACGCATCTGCTGAACATCGACCCGCCGGACCACACCCGGCTGCGGCGGCTGGTCAGCAAGGCGTTCACCCCGCGCCGGGTCGCCGAGTTCGCGCCCCGGGTGCAGGAACTGACCGACCAGCTCATCGACCGGTTCGCCAGGACCGGTTCCGCCGACCTCATCCACGAGTTCGCCTTCCCGCTGCCCATCTACGCCATCTGCGACCTGCTCGGCGTCCCGCGCGAGGACCAGGACGACTTCCGGGACTGGGCGGGCATGATGATCCGGCACGGCGGCGGACCGAGGGGCGGGGTCGCGCGGTCCGTCAAGAAGATGCGCGGCTACCTCGCCGAGCTGATCCACCGCAAGCGCGCGGCGCTGTCCGCCACGCCCGCGCCCGGCGAGGACCTGATCTCCGGCCTCATCCGCGCCTCCGACCACGGCGAGCACCTCACCGAGAACGAGGCCGCCGCCATGGCCTTCATCCTGCTGTTCGCCGGCTTCGAGACCACCGTCAACCTCATCGGCAACGGCACCTACGCCCTGCTCACCCACCCCGGGCAGCGCGCCCGGCTCCAGGGCTCCCTGGCCCGCGGCGAACGGGACCTGCTGGAGACCGGCGTCGAGGAACTGCTGCGCTACGACGGCCCGGTGGAGCTGGCCACCTGGCGCTTCGCCACCGAGTCGCTGGCCATCGGCGGCCAGGACATCGCGCCCGGCGACCCGGTGCTCGTCGTCCTCGCGGCCGCCGACCGGGACCCGGAGCGGTTCGCCGACCCGGACGTGCTGGACCTCGGCCGCCGCGACAACCAGCACCTCGGCTACGGCCACGGCATCCACTACTGCCTCGGCGCGCCGCTCGCGCGGCTGGAGGGCCAGACCGCGCTGGCCACCCTGTTCAGCCGCCTGCCCGACCTGCGGCTGGCCGCCGATCCGGCCGATCTGCGCTGGCGCGGCGGGCTCATCATGCGCGGTCTGCGCACCCTGCCGGTGGAGTTCACGCCGACCGCCTGA
- a CDS encoding SurA N-terminal domain-containing protein, whose translation MHRRRRTALVLTAAIAAAAPLLTACGSDAHPGAAAVVGGQRITVAQLENRVDEVRRAQRAAVPDETQYQQVVSSTSSLTRDTLHNMVLDRVLHHAARGKGISVTRKEIQQMRTGLEQQAGGGKGLETAWLQKYGIAPARLDDNLRLQLEAQKLAAKLGTDTSQPAFWQTLSKASTDLHVDLNPRYGAWDVQKSSRVDARTPWVREVTAAGGQPVTA comes from the coding sequence TTGCACCGCCGCCGTCGCACCGCGCTCGTCCTCACCGCCGCGATCGCCGCCGCGGCCCCCCTGCTGACCGCCTGCGGAAGCGACGCGCATCCGGGCGCCGCGGCCGTCGTCGGCGGGCAGCGGATCACCGTCGCCCAGCTGGAGAACCGGGTCGACGAGGTCCGCCGGGCCCAGCGGGCCGCGGTGCCGGACGAGACGCAGTACCAGCAGGTCGTCTCCTCCACCAGCAGCCTCACCCGCGACACCCTGCACAACATGGTGCTCGACCGGGTCCTGCACCACGCCGCCCGGGGCAAGGGCATCTCGGTCACCCGCAAGGAGATCCAGCAGATGCGCACGGGCCTGGAGCAGCAGGCCGGCGGCGGCAAGGGCCTGGAGACCGCCTGGCTCCAGAAGTACGGCATCGCCCCGGCCCGCCTCGACGACAACCTGCGCCTGCAACTGGAGGCGCAGAAGCTCGCCGCCAAACTCGGCACCGACACCAGCCAGCCCGCGTTCTGGCAGACCCTGTCCAAGGCGTCCACGGACCTCCACGTCGACCTCAACCCGCGCTACGGCGCCTGGGACGTGCAGAAGAGCAGCCGGGTGGACGCCAGGACACCGTGGGTCCGGGAGGTCACGGCGGCGGGCGGGCAGCCGGTGACGGCGTAG
- a CDS encoding N-6 DNA methylase has protein sequence MQNNVTEVTAAGIARLAGVGRAAVSNWRRRHADFPKPVGGSETSPSFALAEVEAWLRKQGKLAEVPLRERVWQQLAGHPEGPLTALVHTGCALLLIHERPTVWLDASAGSDARLAAMLPGALEKVLTPRLGVARGRGGGGRGVVAGAGAGAGAGVGGGVNAAFESSGVYGTLKSRQVNADSPAPGVNADAGTPGVNAGAAAPGVNTDATATAVNSSPTAPTVNAPPSVHPAPAVHIAPAVQAEPAVHPKSAMRTPPTTTATPTPSRTPALSTPTGPQLLPSVPLLRGAAELAAEIGARQTFEFLLGRHLDANPRQYTLTPAELAGLMADLAGPARTVLDPASGTGALLRAVDPRPDQELYAQDSAPELAALSALRLALHSRAAVRAAVGDTLRADAHPALRADAVLCHPPFNERNWGHDELAYDPRWEYGFPARTESELAWVQHALARLADGGTAVLLMPPAAASRRSGRRIRADLLRRGALRAVVALPVGAAPPYNIPLHLWVLRRPDRTPAAPEVLLVDTGRFAGEARGGPDWAAVRDAVLDAWRAYARAGRLAERPGLARSVPVIELLDDDVDLAPARHLPPAAVADGAGQLTEVRERLGATLRLTADLTPPPADPAPPARWPLTTVGELARGGALVMRTGGHGGHARVPVLTDHDVLAGTAPSGTLSESEEEAVLTEPGDVVVPVLGGGAVARVIDEATAGAALGRNLVLLRPDRTALDPWFLAGFLRGTANNRQASSYASTATRLDVRRLHLPRLPLEEQRRYGARFRALDEFERALRHASRLGEQLVRGMYDGLTDGTVAPG, from the coding sequence GTGCAGAACAACGTGACAGAGGTGACCGCGGCCGGGATCGCCCGGCTCGCCGGGGTGGGGCGGGCCGCCGTCAGCAACTGGCGTCGCCGGCACGCCGACTTCCCCAAGCCGGTCGGCGGCAGCGAGACCAGCCCCTCCTTCGCCCTGGCCGAGGTCGAGGCCTGGCTGCGCAAGCAGGGCAAACTCGCTGAAGTGCCCCTGCGGGAACGGGTCTGGCAGCAACTCGCCGGCCATCCGGAGGGCCCGCTGACGGCCTTGGTGCACACGGGGTGCGCGTTGCTGCTCATCCACGAACGTCCCACGGTCTGGCTCGACGCGAGCGCCGGCTCCGACGCGAGGCTGGCCGCGATGCTGCCGGGGGCGCTGGAGAAGGTGCTGACGCCTCGGCTGGGGGTCGCGCGGGGGCGTGGGGGCGGCGGTCGGGGGGTGGTTGCAGGCGCAGGCGCAGGCGCGGGTGCGGGTGTGGGTGGCGGTGTGAACGCGGCCTTCGAGTCGTCCGGTGTGTATGGGACGCTCAAGTCTCGCCAGGTGAACGCGGATTCACCGGCACCTGGCGTGAACGCCGACGCCGGCACACCCGGTGTGAACGCGGGCGCCGCCGCGCCCGGTGTGAACACCGATGCCACCGCCACCGCTGTGAACTCCTCACCGACGGCGCCGACTGTGAACGCGCCGCCCAGTGTTCACCCCGCACCAGCCGTTCACATCGCACCAGCCGTTCAAGCCGAACCAGCCGTTCACCCGAAGTCGGCGATGCGCACCCCGCCGACCACCACCGCCACACCCACCCCGTCCCGCACCCCCGCCCTCTCCACCCCCACCGGCCCCCAGCTCCTCCCCTCCGTCCCCCTCCTCCGCGGCGCCGCCGAACTCGCTGCCGAGATCGGCGCCCGGCAGACGTTCGAGTTCCTGCTGGGCCGGCACCTGGACGCCAACCCCCGCCAGTACACGCTCACCCCGGCCGAGCTGGCGGGCCTCATGGCCGACTTGGCCGGCCCGGCCCGCACCGTCCTGGACCCGGCCAGCGGCACCGGCGCCCTGCTGCGCGCCGTCGACCCCCGCCCCGACCAGGAGCTGTACGCCCAGGACAGCGCGCCCGAACTCGCCGCGCTCAGCGCGCTGCGGCTGGCGCTGCACAGCCGGGCCGCCGTGCGCGCCGCCGTCGGTGACACCCTGCGCGCCGACGCCCACCCCGCGCTGCGCGCCGACGCGGTCCTGTGCCATCCGCCGTTCAACGAGCGCAACTGGGGCCACGACGAACTCGCCTACGACCCCCGCTGGGAGTACGGCTTCCCGGCGCGTACGGAGTCCGAGCTGGCCTGGGTGCAGCACGCGCTGGCCCGGCTGGCCGACGGCGGCACCGCCGTCCTGCTGATGCCTCCCGCCGCCGCCTCCCGCCGTTCCGGGCGCCGGATCCGCGCCGATCTGCTGCGCCGGGGCGCGCTGCGAGCCGTGGTCGCGCTGCCGGTCGGCGCGGCCCCGCCGTACAACATCCCGCTGCACCTGTGGGTGCTGCGCCGGCCCGACCGGACCCCGGCGGCCCCCGAGGTGCTGCTCGTGGACACGGGACGGTTCGCCGGAGAGGCGCGCGGCGGCCCCGACTGGGCGGCGGTACGGGACGCGGTGCTGGACGCCTGGCGTGCCTACGCGCGCGCGGGGCGGCTCGCGGAGCGGCCCGGGCTCGCCCGGTCCGTGCCGGTCATCGAACTCCTCGACGACGACGTGGACCTCGCCCCCGCCCGCCATCTGCCGCCGGCCGCGGTGGCCGACGGCGCCGGGCAGCTCACCGAGGTGCGCGAACGCCTGGGCGCGACCCTGCGCCTGACCGCCGACCTCACTCCGCCGCCCGCCGACCCGGCACCGCCCGCGCGCTGGCCGCTGACCACCGTCGGCGAGCTGGCGCGCGGCGGCGCGCTGGTGATGCGTACCGGCGGACACGGCGGCCACGCGCGCGTGCCGGTGCTCACCGACCACGACGTCCTCGCCGGCACGGCGCCCTCCGGCACGCTGTCCGAGAGCGAGGAGGAGGCCGTGCTGACCGAGCCGGGCGACGTCGTCGTACCGGTGCTCGGCGGGGGCGCGGTGGCGCGGGTGATCGACGAGGCGACGGCAGGCGCCGCCCTGGGGCGCAACCTGGTGCTGCTGCGCCCGGATCGCACGGCGCTCGACCCGTGGTTCCTGGCCGGATTCCTGCGCGGTACCGCCAACAACCGGCAGGCCAGCAGCTACGCCTCCACCGCGACCCGGCTGGACGTGCGCCGGCTGCACCTGCCCCGGCTCCCGCTGGAGGAACAGCGTCGCTACGGCGCGCGGTTCCGCGCGCTCGACGAGTTCGAGCGGGCGCTGCGGCACGCGAGCCGGCTCGGGGAACAGCTGGTGCGCGGGATGTACGACGGGCTCACCGACGGCACGGTGGCCCCGGGCTGA
- a CDS encoding nucleoside triphosphate pyrophosphohydrolase produces MNESSAEARHHLGREAVPGRVVLLTTSHRVAPGLLSWPAWQALRAADTVLCADGAHPQLPYLREAGIAVTEASPTARELVDACAGGRTVVVVATGEGEPALTDGLARLAGSGRVAMPELELLPASYDLPGARLLDLVQVMDRIRAECPWSSRQTHEGLAKYGIEEAYELVEAIEAGDRAELREELGDVLLQVVFHSRIAEEDPDAPFSVDDVAGGIVAKLIHRHPHVFGDEVAETPEDVKEHWLRTKAEEKRRTSITEGVPLGQPGLALAAKLASRVRTAGLEVPLPRGEGIGYELLALAVRAEADGVDPEAALRAAARVYRDAIKDSEAVRAAGGEEEEGKG; encoded by the coding sequence GTGAACGAATCCAGCGCCGAAGCCCGCCACCACCTGGGCCGGGAAGCCGTCCCCGGCCGCGTCGTCCTGCTGACCACCAGCCACCGCGTCGCCCCCGGTCTGCTGTCCTGGCCCGCCTGGCAGGCCCTGCGCGCCGCCGACACCGTGCTGTGCGCGGACGGCGCGCATCCCCAGCTGCCGTATCTGCGCGAGGCCGGGATAGCGGTGACGGAGGCGTCTCCCACCGCGCGGGAGCTGGTCGACGCCTGCGCCGGCGGGCGGACGGTGGTGGTCGTGGCGACCGGCGAGGGCGAACCCGCGCTCACCGACGGCCTCGCCCGGCTCGCGGGCTCCGGCCGCGTCGCCATGCCCGAGCTGGAGCTGCTCCCCGCCTCCTACGACCTGCCCGGCGCCCGCCTGCTGGACCTGGTGCAGGTCATGGACCGCATCCGCGCCGAGTGCCCCTGGTCCTCCCGGCAGACCCACGAGGGCCTGGCCAAGTACGGCATCGAGGAGGCCTACGAACTGGTCGAGGCGATCGAGGCCGGCGACCGCGCGGAGCTGCGCGAGGAACTGGGCGACGTCCTCCTCCAGGTCGTCTTCCACTCCCGGATCGCCGAGGAGGACCCGGACGCGCCGTTCTCGGTCGACGACGTGGCGGGCGGCATCGTCGCCAAGCTCATCCACCGCCACCCGCACGTCTTCGGCGACGAGGTGGCCGAGACCCCGGAGGACGTCAAGGAGCACTGGCTGCGCACCAAGGCCGAGGAGAAGCGGCGCACCTCGATCACGGAGGGCGTCCCGCTCGGCCAGCCCGGCCTGGCCCTCGCCGCCAAGCTCGCCTCCCGGGTCCGTACGGCCGGCCTGGAGGTGCCCCTGCCCCGAGGAGAGGGCATCGGGTACGAGCTGCTGGCGCTCGCGGTCCGCGCCGAGGCGGACGGCGTCGATCCGGAGGCGGCGCTGCGAGCGGCGGCCCGGGTGTACCGGGACGCGATCAAGGACAGCGAGGCGGTGCGCGCGGCCGGCGGCGAAGAGGAGGAGGGCAAGGGGTAG
- a CDS encoding serine/threonine-protein kinase, whose amino-acid sequence MSTLIGQGGMGQVWTAYDRRLDRRVAVKLLRPDKVAGQEADELRRRFLRECRVTAQVDHPGLVTVHDAGSEGDELFLVMQYVDGADLSDHLAEHDPYPWPWAVAVAAQLCAVLSAVHAVPIVHRDLKPRNVMVKQDGTITVLDLGVASVMDTDTTRLTHTGSPIGSPAYMAPEQAMGGAVGPYTDLYALGVLLHELLSGEVPFAGSTALGVLHRHLYEPPLPVRRTRPEVPEALESLVLRLLAKDPQHRPASAQEVYEDLALLLPARGTPTGAPLDPTRPFLRPHAPWPDRARTPAPRPAPVAPAPPAAGQPDVAAAVDEVKRLLGEGRITQAVDILGAILPAAAEEHGEHSPVVRTLRKQYVATLLDDGQYRRALPELRRLADERAAEAGQADPQSLRYRYEAAQCLEQLGEPAAALAEYRALLPYYENQYVSGDPQLAHEVRRHIGHLLLALGDRPAAHDTLVRLVVDVERLHGPGHPLAVEVRRTLQWLGQVRG is encoded by the coding sequence CTGTCCACGCTCATCGGGCAGGGCGGCATGGGCCAGGTCTGGACGGCGTACGACCGGCGGCTGGACCGGCGCGTGGCGGTGAAGCTGCTGCGCCCGGACAAGGTGGCGGGCCAGGAGGCGGACGAGCTGCGCCGCCGCTTCCTGCGCGAGTGCCGGGTCACCGCGCAGGTGGACCACCCCGGCCTGGTGACGGTGCACGACGCGGGCAGCGAGGGCGACGAGCTGTTCCTGGTCATGCAGTACGTCGACGGTGCCGACCTGTCCGACCACCTCGCCGAGCACGACCCGTACCCCTGGCCGTGGGCGGTGGCGGTGGCCGCGCAACTGTGCGCCGTGCTGAGCGCCGTGCACGCCGTGCCGATCGTGCACCGCGACCTCAAGCCGCGCAACGTGATGGTGAAGCAGGACGGCACGATCACCGTGCTCGACCTGGGCGTGGCCTCGGTGATGGACACCGACACCACCCGCCTCACCCACACCGGCTCCCCGATCGGCTCGCCCGCCTACATGGCGCCGGAGCAGGCGATGGGCGGCGCGGTCGGCCCGTACACCGACCTGTACGCGCTCGGCGTGCTGCTGCACGAACTGCTCAGCGGAGAGGTGCCGTTCGCCGGCTCCACGGCGCTCGGTGTGCTGCACCGGCACCTGTACGAGCCCCCGCTGCCCGTGCGCCGGACCCGCCCCGAGGTCCCCGAGGCGCTGGAGTCCCTGGTGCTGCGCCTGCTGGCCAAGGACCCGCAGCACCGGCCGGCGTCCGCGCAGGAGGTCTACGAGGACCTGGCACTGCTGCTGCCCGCGCGCGGCACCCCCACCGGAGCGCCCCTGGACCCCACGCGCCCCTTCCTGCGACCGCACGCCCCCTGGCCGGACCGCGCCCGGACGCCCGCGCCGCGGCCCGCCCCCGTCGCGCCCGCGCCGCCGGCGGCCGGCCAGCCCGATGTCGCCGCCGCCGTGGACGAGGTCAAGCGGCTGCTCGGCGAGGGCCGCATCACCCAGGCGGTGGACATCCTGGGCGCGATCCTGCCGGCCGCCGCCGAAGAGCACGGCGAGCACTCCCCGGTCGTCCGCACCCTGCGCAAGCAGTACGTGGCCACCCTCCTGGACGACGGCCAGTACCGGCGCGCGCTGCCCGAACTGCGCCGCCTCGCCGACGAACGCGCCGCCGAGGCCGGCCAGGCGGACCCGCAGTCGCTGCGCTACCGCTACGAGGCCGCGCAGTGCCTGGAGCAGCTCGGCGAACCGGCGGCGGCGCTCGCCGAGTACCGCGCGCTGCTGCCGTACTACGAGAACCAGTACGTCTCCGGGGACCCGCAGCTCGCCCACGAGGTGCGCCGGCACATCGGTCATCTGCTGCTCGCGCTCGGCGACCGGCCGGCCGCCCACGACACGCTCGTACGGCTGGTGGTGGACGTCGAGCGGCTGCACGGACCCGGCCACCCGCTGGCCGTGGAGGTGCGGCGGACCCTCCAGTGGCTCGGACAGGTGCGCGGATAG
- a CDS encoding glycoside hydrolase domain-containing protein yields MAGHRQSKKRRYIAWGVAGTVVAAGAGIAAQTSMAAGSWPAQKTFTGRAFDTCTAPSLSAMKAWNTGFYGAAAVYVGGKNRGCAQSNLTASWVKSVNSLGWKLIPIYVGAQPPCQTGSSPEKLSTATAASLGAKDAADAVAKASALRMKAGSPIYLDMEAYDVKNKACNDAVLTYVRSFMKTLRAKTYRGGYYGFTSSSAKAVATAADKKDLPGNLWYALYDKKNTTTADWPWGAAQYTPHSRGHQYMVNSKETRGGVTLTVDRNAWDAPVAVIG; encoded by the coding sequence ATGGCCGGTCACCGGCAGTCCAAGAAGCGCAGATACATCGCCTGGGGAGTGGCCGGCACGGTGGTCGCCGCCGGGGCCGGCATCGCCGCGCAGACCTCGATGGCCGCCGGCTCCTGGCCCGCGCAGAAGACGTTCACCGGCCGTGCGTTCGACACCTGTACCGCGCCCTCGCTGTCCGCGATGAAGGCCTGGAACACCGGCTTCTACGGCGCCGCCGCCGTCTACGTGGGCGGCAAGAACCGCGGCTGCGCCCAGTCCAACCTCACCGCGTCCTGGGTGAAGTCGGTGAACTCCCTCGGCTGGAAGCTCATCCCGATCTACGTCGGCGCCCAGCCGCCCTGCCAGACCGGCTCCAGCCCCGAGAAGCTGAGCACCGCCACGGCGGCCTCCCTGGGCGCGAAGGACGCCGCCGACGCCGTGGCCAAGGCGTCCGCGCTCCGCATGAAGGCCGGCAGCCCCATCTACCTGGACATGGAGGCGTACGACGTCAAGAACAAGGCGTGCAACGACGCCGTGCTGACGTACGTGCGCTCCTTCATGAAGACGCTGCGCGCCAAGACCTACCGCGGCGGCTACTACGGCTTCACCAGTTCCAGCGCGAAGGCCGTCGCCACCGCCGCCGACAAGAAGGACCTGCCGGGCAACCTCTGGTACGCGCTGTACGACAAGAAGAACACGACGACCGCGGACTGGCCGTGGGGCGCCGCCCAGTACACCCCTCACAGCCGCGGCCACCAGTACATGGTCAACAGCAAGGAGACGCGCGGCGGCGTCACGCTGACCGTCGACCGGAACGCCTGGGACGCGCCGGTGGCCGTCATCGGCTGA